Proteins from one Triticum aestivum cultivar Chinese Spring chromosome 7A, IWGSC CS RefSeq v2.1, whole genome shotgun sequence genomic window:
- the LOC123150694 gene encoding uncharacterized protein isoform X1 gives MRSDLQITRVNSLASQSTSKTCMMEAAMYRHWSDLQPELLGLVLKHLPSLSDRVRLRAVCRTWRSNSMLQPLPLPFPWLTLPDGTFLSIPGSEIHRIPVPEGACCQGSIDNWLFLIDNGNVCSLMNPFSKTALELPNLVAVWEREIRYHSDRKPIFYKLVVPSPLDSSPHSPVVALIMDDGCFHTLCISQPPIATASLRDNKDPRLFLSDVVFFNGKLYAWGRFGQLFIVDLDNDRTISSISCIIDSLGDIGGTPQDLSIAEEYMVKPYLIECGGKLLLVARWFRCTPRSTSYDVFEQAYCRVSGL, from the coding sequence ACTTGTATGATGGAGGCTGCAATGTATCGCCATTGGTCAGATCTTCAGCCGGAACTCCTGGGCCTTGTTCTCAAGCACCTGCCCTCCCTGTCTGACCGTGTTCGTCTAAGAGCAGTCTGTCGCACCTGGCGCTCTAATAGTATGTTGCAGCCCCTTCCTCTGCCATTCCCGTGGCTCACCCTCCCAGACGGTACTTTCCTCAGCATTCCAGGCAGTGAAATTCACCGCATACCTGTACCAGAAGGTGCTTGTTGCCAAGGCTCCATTGACAACTGGCTATTCCTCATTGACAATGGTAATGTGTGCTCATTGATGAATCCTTTCTCCAAGACTGCATTAGAGCTTCCTAATCTAGTGGCTGTTTGGGAGCGTGAGATACGTTACCACTCTGACCGTAAACCAATTTTCTATAAGTTGGTGGTGCCCTCTCCCCTGGACTCATCACCTCATTCCCCTGTCGTTGCACTAATCATGGACGATGGTTGTTTCCATACACTCTGTATTAGCCAGCCACCGATCGCCACTGCCTCGCTCAGAGATAATAAGGATCCACGACTGTTCCTCAGTGATGTTGTATTCTTCAACGGGAAGTTGTACGCATGGGGTCGCTTCGGCCAGCTATTCATCGTTGATTTGGATAATGACCGTACCATTTCATCCATCAGCTGCATAATTGACTCTTTGGGTGACATAGGTGGAACACCTCAAGATTTGTCCATAGCAGAGGAGTACATGGTAAAACCGTATCTCATTGAATGTGGGGGTAAACTGTTGCTGGTGGCAAGATGGTTTCGCTGCACGCCACGTTCGACAAGCTACGATGTCTTTGAACAAGCGTACTGCCGTGTTTCAGGTCTTTGA
- the LOC123150694 gene encoding uncharacterized protein isoform X2: MMEAAMYRHWSDLQPELLGLVLKHLPSLSDRVRLRAVCRTWRSNSMLQPLPLPFPWLTLPDGTFLSIPGSEIHRIPVPEGACCQGSIDNWLFLIDNGNVCSLMNPFSKTALELPNLVAVWEREIRYHSDRKPIFYKLVVPSPLDSSPHSPVVALIMDDGCFHTLCISQPPIATASLRDNKDPRLFLSDVVFFNGKLYAWGRFGQLFIVDLDNDRTISSISCIIDSLGDIGGTPQDLSIAEEYMVKPYLIECGGKLLLVARWFRCTPRSTSYDVFEQAYCRVSGL, translated from the coding sequence ATGATGGAGGCTGCAATGTATCGCCATTGGTCAGATCTTCAGCCGGAACTCCTGGGCCTTGTTCTCAAGCACCTGCCCTCCCTGTCTGACCGTGTTCGTCTAAGAGCAGTCTGTCGCACCTGGCGCTCTAATAGTATGTTGCAGCCCCTTCCTCTGCCATTCCCGTGGCTCACCCTCCCAGACGGTACTTTCCTCAGCATTCCAGGCAGTGAAATTCACCGCATACCTGTACCAGAAGGTGCTTGTTGCCAAGGCTCCATTGACAACTGGCTATTCCTCATTGACAATGGTAATGTGTGCTCATTGATGAATCCTTTCTCCAAGACTGCATTAGAGCTTCCTAATCTAGTGGCTGTTTGGGAGCGTGAGATACGTTACCACTCTGACCGTAAACCAATTTTCTATAAGTTGGTGGTGCCCTCTCCCCTGGACTCATCACCTCATTCCCCTGTCGTTGCACTAATCATGGACGATGGTTGTTTCCATACACTCTGTATTAGCCAGCCACCGATCGCCACTGCCTCGCTCAGAGATAATAAGGATCCACGACTGTTCCTCAGTGATGTTGTATTCTTCAACGGGAAGTTGTACGCATGGGGTCGCTTCGGCCAGCTATTCATCGTTGATTTGGATAATGACCGTACCATTTCATCCATCAGCTGCATAATTGACTCTTTGGGTGACATAGGTGGAACACCTCAAGATTTGTCCATAGCAGAGGAGTACATGGTAAAACCGTATCTCATTGAATGTGGGGGTAAACTGTTGCTGGTGGCAAGATGGTTTCGCTGCACGCCACGTTCGACAAGCTACGATGTCTTTGAACAAGCGTACTGCCGTGTTTCAGGTCTTTGA
- the LOC123150695 gene encoding uncharacterized protein isoform X2, translated as MGKIGDLAATTAPTGRLLGNLKNSMVRLPEREFKPLPWLIPFSFRHQVCWADKTGALAAATVPPRSHLIGKSESLYIFMVFDLIGRSDYRLPHAYVYLTQTRR; from the exons ATGGGAAAAATTGGAGACCTGGCTGCCACCACCGCACCTACAGGACGCCTGCTTGGGAATCTGAAAAACTCTATGGTACGTCTTCCTGAACGTGAGTTCAAGCCTCTACCATGGCTCATCCCCTTCTCCTTCAGGCACCAAGTGTGTTGGGCGGACAAAACTGGagccctcgccgccgccacggtgCCACCACGCAGCCACCTGATCGGCAAATCCGAATCACTCTACAT ATTCATGGTGTTTGATTTAATTGGAAGAAGTG ATTATAGGCTGCCGCACGCATATGTTTATCTAACTCAAACTAGACGATGA
- the LOC123150695 gene encoding uncharacterized protein isoform X1, whose translation MASSDAPDAAIAVAAPIPVGRSAPGLSRRTLRTRLMRPSRATEEACAQALPWYGPSSHRQPRTIWGKRSRQRRQAIPSGRDLLMFALGSQTELKPPSSMLISVQCLDGKNWRPGCHHRTYRTPAWESEKLYGTKCVGRTKLEPSPPPRCHHAAT comes from the exons ATGGCGTCCTCAGATGCACCAGACGCGGCCATCGCCGTCGCGGCCCCGATTCCAGTCGGACGCTCTGCTCCGGGCCTCTCACGCCGGACGCTCCGGACGCGCCTGATGCGGCCATCCCGCGCAACTGAGGAAGCCTGTGCGCAGGCGTTGCCCTGGTACGGCCCCTCCTCGCACAGACAGCCACGAACCATCTGGGGCAAAAGAAGCCGGCAGCGGCGGCAAGCAATCCCATCAGGCCGCG ATTTGTTAATGTTTGCTCTGGGAAGTCAAACCGAGTTGAAGCCTCCTTCGTCGATGCTCATCTCCGTCCAGTGTCTAGATGGGAAAAATTGGAGACCTGGCTGCCACCACCGCACCTACAGGACGCCTGCTTGGGAATCTGAAAAACTCTATG GCACCAAGTGTGTTGGGCGGACAAAACTGGagccctcgccgccgccacggtgCCACCACGCAGCCACCTGA